From the Paenibacillus sp. FSL H8-0548 genome, one window contains:
- a CDS encoding response regulator transcription factor yields MKERILVVEDEAGISRILQLELEHEGYTVGTAADGRTGYEMASTGEWELVLLDVMLPEMSGIEVLRLLRQAGNPVPIILLTARDTVPDKVSGFEHGANDYITKPFAMEELLARVRNILRIFQQYPKEAEGSDMIKVGDLTIELRTRKVYRKDILIELTPREFELLVYLVENKNDEKSREDILSEVWGYDFIGETNLVDVYIRYLRQKLDKGYRHKLIHTVRGVGYMIKEPDA; encoded by the coding sequence ATGAAGGAACGTATTCTTGTCGTAGAAGATGAAGCGGGCATTTCCCGCATATTGCAGCTCGAATTAGAGCATGAGGGATATACGGTCGGTACGGCAGCTGATGGCCGGACCGGCTATGAAATGGCTTCAACTGGAGAGTGGGAGCTTGTACTGCTTGATGTCATGCTGCCAGAGATGAGTGGAATTGAAGTGCTGCGATTACTGCGCCAAGCAGGAAACCCGGTGCCAATTATATTATTGACTGCACGGGATACTGTACCGGATAAGGTCAGCGGTTTTGAGCATGGAGCAAATGATTATATTACGAAACCATTTGCTATGGAGGAGCTGCTTGCACGCGTGCGCAATATATTGCGTATATTCCAGCAGTATCCGAAGGAAGCAGAAGGCTCAGATATGATCAAGGTCGGGGATCTGACAATTGAGCTGCGCACACGCAAGGTTTATAGGAAGGATATTCTGATAGAACTGACGCCGCGTGAGTTTGAATTGCTTGTCTACCTCGTTGAGAACAAAAATGATGAGAAGTCCCGAGAAGATATTTTATCCGAGGTTTGGGGCTATGATTTTATCGGCGAAACGAATCTGGTTGACGTTTATATTCGTTACTTGCGTCAGAAGCTGGACAAGGGCTATCGTCACAAGCTCATTCATACGGTTCGCGGAGTAGGTTATATGATAAAGGAGCCGGATGCATGA
- a CDS encoding ABC-F family ATP-binding cassette domain-containing protein translates to MSLLTVEQLSHTFGDRVLFRNVSFRLLDGEHVGLVGANGTGKSTLMNILTGKLLKDEGKVEWTPRVRYGYLDQHTKLEPGKTIRDVLKDAFLPLLKLEEELNSITAQMADADADTLDELLVRMGEIQEELEIGDFYLIDVKVDEMANGLGLNAIGLDRDVTALSGGQRTKVLLAKLLLEKPGVLLLDEPTNYLDEEHINWLTNYLKNYPHAFVLISHETAFMNQVVNVIYHLEFTKMTRYSANYDKFLEMADLNKAQHIDAYEKQKDFIKKQEEFIQKNKARASTSGRAKSREKQLNRVDRIDKPEEAAKPTFAFKESRTSGKTVFEADKMVIGYNKPLLPEMNMVIERGDKIAIVGCNGVGKSTLLKTILGVIPPLDGTTYLGDYLNPAYFEQESKAPTMTPLEDVWDEFSFLSQSEVRSALARCGLKNEHITRALNQLSGGEQAKVRLCKLMMRESNWILFDEPTNHLDVVAKAELKRALQAYKGTVVLVSHEPEFYEDWVTKTWDVEAWSMSS, encoded by the coding sequence ATGAGTTTGTTAACGGTTGAGCAATTATCACATACATTTGGTGATCGAGTATTGTTTAGAAATGTATCCTTTCGTCTTCTAGACGGTGAGCATGTCGGTCTTGTAGGTGCGAACGGAACGGGAAAATCTACATTAATGAATATTTTAACGGGCAAGCTGTTAAAGGACGAGGGCAAGGTAGAGTGGACGCCTCGCGTACGCTATGGCTATTTGGATCAGCATACGAAGCTTGAACCTGGCAAAACGATTCGAGACGTATTAAAGGATGCCTTCTTGCCGTTGCTGAAACTAGAAGAGGAGCTTAACAGCATTACTGCACAAATGGCTGATGCCGATGCAGACACGCTTGATGAGCTTCTCGTTCGTATGGGTGAGATTCAAGAAGAGCTTGAAATTGGCGATTTCTATTTGATAGATGTTAAGGTCGATGAGATGGCTAACGGCCTCGGCCTAAACGCAATTGGTCTAGATCGTGACGTTACCGCACTGAGCGGTGGTCAACGGACGAAGGTTTTGCTTGCTAAGCTGCTGCTTGAGAAGCCAGGTGTTTTATTACTGGATGAGCCAACGAACTATTTGGATGAAGAGCATATCAACTGGTTGACCAACTATTTGAAAAACTATCCGCATGCCTTTGTTCTCATCTCACATGAAACAGCGTTTATGAATCAGGTTGTTAATGTGATTTATCATCTTGAGTTTACAAAAATGACACGTTATTCGGCAAATTATGATAAGTTCCTTGAAATGGCTGATCTGAATAAGGCGCAGCATATTGACGCCTACGAGAAACAAAAGGATTTTATTAAGAAACAAGAAGAATTTATCCAAAAAAATAAAGCTCGTGCCTCAACCTCAGGCCGAGCGAAGAGTAGAGAGAAGCAGCTCAATCGCGTCGATCGAATTGATAAGCCAGAGGAAGCAGCAAAGCCTACTTTTGCCTTCAAGGAGTCGAGAACGAGCGGGAAGACTGTATTTGAAGCAGACAAAATGGTCATTGGCTACAATAAACCGCTTCTGCCCGAAATGAATATGGTCATTGAACGCGGTGATAAAATTGCAATTGTTGGCTGTAATGGTGTAGGTAAATCGACACTTCTCAAAACGATTCTTGGTGTTATACCGCCACTTGATGGTACTACCTATCTAGGTGATTATTTAAATCCAGCCTATTTCGAGCAAGAGTCTAAAGCACCAACAATGACTCCTCTTGAAGATGTATGGGATGAGTTTTCATTTTTGAGCCAGAGTGAGGTACGATCAGCGTTAGCGCGCTGCGGGCTCAAAAACGAGCATATTACTCGTGCATTGAATCAGCTCAGCGGTGGCGAGCAGGCGAAGGTTCGTCTTTGCAAGCTAATGATGCGTGAGAGTAATTGGATTTTATTCGATGAGCCAACAAACCATCTGGATGTAGTCGCTAAAGCGGAATTAAAGCGGGCACTGCAAGCTTACAAAGGTACGGTTGTGCTCGTTTCTCACGAACCGGAATTTTACGAGGATTGGGTAACCAAAACTTGGGATGTAGAAGCATGGTCGATGTCGAGCTAG
- a CDS encoding serine/threonine-protein kinase, producing MGKSVDQFASYTNGTVLESRYRIIGELGRGGMGVVYLAEDRKLGNKLRAIKVLAKTVHNSSTQMEEAMLMIKISHPHLPLIMDCFYLEDAGCEALVMEYIEGHTMAELLQRSKSRVPFSRILNMAGQLCSALNHLHSCVPPIIHRDLKPSNVMIDKNGDVKLIDFGISRQFKEGQQQDTVQLGTHGFAAPEQEGSGQSDHRTDIYGLGALLFYLCSGGRSFQRSGGSTGEMEQFNCFQHDVPQPFRMMLLRSLQSDPHLRYGTISEFEQALKPLVRSNSPRSQAADHRELTAHNPVKPIRVCLLSLAPGAGATFLTHTLAELLGRRGVHVAAAEYEQARPEWHAWFSDQQRTGDYRQQEGSWFDKRFILHSGGKTSVQWFFLHPEQQSRTVDQEQNRFEQMLWHAGGMIQLIDLSSRWSDQRALQLLKEAAFVFVIADPAVSKWQANDLRRLFAIKQELAASGGNLMFIANKDIDFKGRTEWLSLFPELPLAIIPSLSAETLLSLHYNGKWATDDARIHKRLNRALLPVFRLLYDEINTG from the coding sequence ATGGGGAAATCAGTTGACCAATTTGCTTCCTATACGAATGGAACAGTGCTTGAGAGTCGCTATCGGATCATAGGGGAATTAGGGCGTGGCGGAATGGGAGTCGTGTATTTGGCAGAGGATAGGAAGCTTGGAAATAAGCTCAGAGCTATAAAGGTTCTCGCCAAAACAGTACATAATAGCAGTACGCAAATGGAAGAAGCGATGCTAATGATAAAGATCAGCCACCCGCATTTACCGTTAATTATGGACTGTTTTTATTTAGAGGATGCGGGCTGCGAAGCATTGGTTATGGAATATATTGAGGGGCATACGATGGCTGAGCTTCTCCAGCGAAGCAAGAGCCGTGTGCCCTTTTCGCGTATCTTAAATATGGCAGGGCAGCTCTGCTCTGCACTTAATCATTTGCATAGCTGTGTACCGCCGATTATTCACCGAGACTTAAAGCCTTCAAACGTAATGATCGACAAAAATGGGGATGTAAAGCTTATTGATTTTGGTATTTCACGGCAATTTAAAGAGGGACAGCAGCAGGATACGGTACAGCTCGGCACACATGGCTTTGCAGCTCCAGAGCAGGAGGGTAGCGGACAAAGTGATCACCGTACGGATATTTATGGTTTGGGTGCTTTGCTCTTCTATCTTTGCAGTGGCGGCAGGAGCTTTCAGCGTTCAGGAGGAAGCACTGGTGAAATGGAACAGTTTAATTGCTTTCAGCATGATGTTCCACAACCATTTAGAATGATGCTGCTTCGCTCGCTGCAGTCTGATCCTCATTTAAGATATGGAACCATATCGGAGTTTGAGCAGGCTTTAAAGCCTTTGGTACGATCCAATTCACCTCGCAGTCAGGCAGCTGATCATCGTGAACTAACTGCACACAATCCAGTTAAGCCGATTCGTGTTTGCTTGCTGTCACTTGCTCCCGGCGCGGGAGCAACCTTCTTAACTCATACGCTGGCAGAGCTCCTCGGTAGAAGAGGGGTACACGTGGCTGCAGCCGAGTATGAACAAGCAAGACCGGAGTGGCATGCTTGGTTTTCTGATCAGCAGCGAACTGGAGATTATAGGCAGCAAGAAGGAAGCTGGTTTGATAAGAGATTTATTCTCCATAGCGGGGGCAAAACATCGGTACAGTGGTTTTTCCTACATCCAGAACAGCAGAGCAGGACAGTCGATCAAGAGCAGAACAGATTTGAACAAATGTTGTGGCATGCTGGGGGCATGATTCAGCTTATTGATTTATCCTCAAGGTGGAGTGATCAGAGAGCTCTTCAGCTTCTTAAGGAAGCAGCCTTTGTATTTGTAATTGCTGATCCTGCTGTTTCCAAATGGCAAGCCAATGATCTTAGGCGGCTGTTCGCTATAAAACAGGAGCTGGCAGCCTCGGGCGGGAATTTGATGTTTATAGCGAATAAGGATATTGATTTCAAAGGACGAACCGAGTGGCTATCTTTATTTCCGGAGCTGCCGCTTGCGATTATACCAAGCTTGAGTGCGGAAACGCTGCTCTCATTGCATTATAATGGAAAATGGGCAACGGACGATGCTCGCATTCATAAGCGTCTTAATCGAGCGCTGTTACCTGTATTTAGGCTCCTTTATGATGAAATAAACACAGGATGA
- a CDS encoding carbohydrate ABC transporter permease produces MILKKLKWPIYHIFVAALALVMVYPVLWLLMSSFKQSNLIFSTAKSLIPQPWIWENYKIGWIGIAGQSFGSFIMNSLEIVVIATIGAVLSSAFIAFGFARLNFTGKTFWFGIMMVTLMLPHDVVLVPQYILFAKLHWLNSIKPIVIPQYFGIPFFIFLLIQFIRTIPTELDEAATIDGCGKFRLFFRIILPLVVPALATASIFSFYWRWEDLLGPVLYLNRPSLYPVSMGLKMFLDSDTVSNWGAMFAMSIVSLIPVLAVFFAFQKYIVEGISTSGLK; encoded by the coding sequence ATGATCTTAAAAAAGCTGAAGTGGCCGATCTACCATATCTTTGTTGCAGCGCTCGCGTTAGTTATGGTTTATCCCGTTTTATGGTTGTTAATGAGCTCATTCAAGCAAAGCAACCTTATATTTTCAACGGCTAAATCGCTGATTCCACAGCCATGGATTTGGGAAAACTACAAAATTGGCTGGATCGGAATTGCGGGTCAATCCTTTGGATCGTTCATTATGAATTCACTTGAAATTGTAGTCATCGCGACAATCGGTGCAGTGCTATCATCTGCTTTTATCGCTTTTGGTTTTGCAAGACTTAACTTTACTGGAAAAACATTTTGGTTTGGCATTATGATGGTAACACTTATGCTGCCGCATGATGTTGTGCTTGTGCCGCAATACATTTTGTTTGCGAAGCTTCACTGGCTGAATTCGATTAAACCGATCGTTATTCCGCAATATTTTGGGATTCCGTTTTTCATCTTTTTGCTTATTCAGTTCATACGGACTATTCCTACTGAGCTTGACGAGGCAGCAACAATCGACGGTTGCGGTAAATTCCGTTTGTTCTTCCGAATTATATTGCCGCTCGTTGTACCGGCATTGGCAACTGCATCTATTTTCTCTTTTTACTGGCGTTGGGAGGATCTGCTCGGTCCGGTCCTTTATCTGAACCGTCCTAGCTTATATCCCGTATCGATGGGTCTGAAAATGTTCCTAGATAGTGATACCGTATCGAATTGGGGAGCAATGTTCGCCATGTCGATCGTAAGCTTGATTCCAGTTCTTGCTGTATTCTTCGCATTTCAGAAGTATATCGTTGAAGGAATCAGCACAAGTGGTTTAAAGTAG
- a CDS encoding sugar ABC transporter permease, producing the protein MKSLSFKNNLIGYTFIGPFVIGFLLFTLIPAIASLYFSVTDYDLLSTPSFIGFENYSTMFLDDSKFWASMKVTFLYVFIGVPLRLAFALFIAMILNTASKAIGLYRTVYYLPSIIGGSVAVSIMWRNLYGDQGVINIFLNALGLDSVRWFAEPAAALWMLITLSVWQFGSSMLIFLAGLKNIPPELYEASNVDGAGPAVRFFKITIPMLSPIILFNTIMQTIGAFMTFVPAYIISKGEGGPLDGTLLYSLYLFRQAFVYFDMGFASAMAWVMLIIIAILTGILFYTSKKWVHYESKGGH; encoded by the coding sequence ATGAAATCGTTATCATTTAAAAATAACTTGATTGGTTACACGTTTATTGGACCATTTGTCATTGGATTTCTATTATTCACATTGATTCCAGCCATAGCGTCGTTATATTTTTCGGTTACGGATTATGATCTTTTATCGACACCATCCTTTATCGGATTCGAGAATTACTCAACGATGTTTCTGGATGACTCAAAATTTTGGGCATCAATGAAAGTAACCTTTTTATACGTATTTATCGGTGTTCCACTTAGACTAGCTTTTGCATTATTTATCGCAATGATCTTAAATACAGCTTCGAAAGCAATCGGGTTATATCGGACGGTTTATTATCTTCCTTCCATAATTGGCGGAAGCGTTGCAGTATCGATCATGTGGCGCAATCTGTACGGTGACCAAGGAGTAATAAACATTTTTCTGAATGCACTCGGTTTAGATAGCGTGAGATGGTTTGCTGAACCTGCAGCTGCGCTCTGGATGCTAATTACGTTGTCCGTTTGGCAGTTTGGTTCTTCAATGCTGATATTTCTGGCCGGTCTCAAAAATATCCCGCCAGAATTGTATGAAGCGTCAAATGTTGATGGAGCAGGACCAGCTGTTCGTTTTTTCAAAATTACAATTCCTATGCTTAGCCCGATTATCTTATTCAACACGATTATGCAGACGATTGGCGCATTTATGACCTTCGTTCCAGCGTACATTATTTCCAAAGGCGAAGGCGGTCCGCTTGACGGAACGCTGCTCTACTCGCTTTACTTATTCCGTCAAGCCTTCGTTTATTTTGATATGGGCTTCGCGTCCGCAATGGCGTGGGTTATGCTGATCATCATTGCCATTTTGACAGGTATTTTGTTCTATACCTCCAAAAAATGGGTACATTACGAGTCGAAAGGTGGCCATTAA
- a CDS encoding extracellular solute-binding protein — MKAPKKMLLMLTAVALVLVSACGGNSNNGKAANATNAPKTNTEVKTEPAEAKPVTLRIAWWGGQPRHDYTMKVIDMYEEKNPHVTIEMEYANYDDYWKKLAPQAAANELPDIIQIDTQNYSQYAGRNQLADLTPFLGNQIDVSDISQNAIDGGKLGDGLYGMNLGVNALGFNYDPALLKKAGIESLPENFTWDDYVAMAEKAKAAGIYFDSGMRAEVFFGYYLRTFGETLFNAEGNGLGYEDDQKFVDFFGMLAKLVIDGAVPSPDVLAQIKGAEDSHLVLNQGIGVWQWSNQFVGLQQVANRPLAIGPMAGPNMEKGLFLKPSMFFSVSESSKVKEEAAKFISFFVNDIEANKLILGDRGVPVSAKVKEALKEVSTEAQIQVYDYVAWAETNSSTMDPADPIGSAEVFKSLTSLSEQMNYNKIKPEDAAKKFRDEATSILKKNK; from the coding sequence ATGAAAGCACCGAAAAAAATGCTTTTAATGCTAACAGCTGTTGCACTAGTTCTTGTAAGCGCATGCGGCGGTAATTCAAACAATGGAAAAGCAGCAAACGCAACGAATGCACCGAAAACGAACACAGAAGTGAAAACGGAGCCAGCTGAAGCGAAGCCAGTCACGTTACGTATCGCTTGGTGGGGCGGACAGCCTCGTCACGATTACACGATGAAAGTAATCGATATGTACGAAGAGAAAAACCCACATGTAACGATTGAAATGGAATATGCAAACTACGATGATTACTGGAAGAAGCTAGCTCCTCAAGCGGCTGCCAACGAGCTTCCAGATATTATTCAAATCGATACACAAAACTACTCTCAATATGCAGGTAGAAATCAATTGGCTGATTTGACTCCTTTCCTTGGCAATCAAATCGATGTAAGTGACATCAGTCAAAACGCGATTGACGGCGGCAAGCTAGGAGATGGCCTTTATGGTATGAACCTTGGTGTTAACGCTCTTGGTTTCAACTATGATCCGGCTCTTCTGAAAAAAGCGGGTATCGAATCCCTTCCTGAAAACTTCACTTGGGATGATTATGTAGCAATGGCTGAGAAAGCAAAAGCAGCAGGTATTTATTTCGATAGCGGCATGCGTGCAGAAGTATTCTTCGGTTACTACCTTCGTACTTTTGGTGAAACATTGTTTAACGCAGAAGGTAATGGCCTTGGATATGAAGATGATCAAAAGTTTGTTGATTTCTTCGGAATGCTTGCAAAGCTTGTTATTGATGGCGCAGTACCTTCACCAGACGTTCTTGCTCAAATCAAAGGTGCGGAAGACAGCCACCTTGTACTCAATCAAGGTATTGGTGTATGGCAGTGGTCAAACCAATTCGTAGGCTTGCAGCAAGTTGCTAATCGTCCACTAGCGATTGGTCCAATGGCTGGTCCTAACATGGAAAAAGGTTTGTTCTTGAAACCAAGTATGTTCTTCTCCGTTTCTGAAAGCTCAAAAGTAAAAGAAGAGGCAGCTAAGTTTATCAGCTTCTTCGTCAACGATATCGAAGCTAACAAATTGATCCTTGGCGATCGTGGTGTTCCTGTTTCTGCAAAAGTAAAAGAAGCGCTTAAAGAGGTTTCAACTGAAGCTCAAATTCAAGTTTATGACTACGTAGCTTGGGCAGAAACAAACAGCTCTACTATGGATCCTGCTGATCCAATCGGCTCTGCTGAAGTATTCAAATCCTTGACGAGCCTTTCCGAGCAAATGAACTACAACAAAATCAAACCAGAAGATGCAGCTAAGAAATTTAGAGATGAAGCAACCTCCATTCTTAAGAAAAACAAGTAA
- a CDS encoding response regulator transcription factor, with protein sequence MYKVLLVDDERIIVEGISLTVDWNAFNTELAGTARNGLEAMAFIESHMPDIVISDIKMPGMNGLQLVEKVYEKFPHIAFILLSGFSEFDYARTAMQFGVKHYLLKPCNENTITEALTEVIAELEKQQSQESFMLNIQKELSKVLPHAKEQFLKELVTNKTYGQRDWDDYGDLFHITVENDQVQLLLLQIEGKFEFEHMFAIKNIAQDVLGKSIVLLSTTIGKHVLLLIKEITEADLLFEKLNEIKITFSTYYKLDATVAVSDAGQIVHARKMYRETLECLNYQFYLGEGSIITQKDVEREEDDNIKTFFYDEEPLCMHVKSGDWTCVEAELKNYFSLLAESRMDTYLSKSYVIPLYISIVRQGKPEEINTYLKKIASFDQFSTLRTIEHFVTENAEQICLNNYHSYTKKHSAIIHKMIQVIEEQLSNPALSLNWVSSEILYMNADYLGKLFKKETGEKFSNYVVRLRMDKAMEEIEKTGDVKVFELAERFGFGDNPQYFSQVFKKHTGFTPSEFKRSP encoded by the coding sequence ATGTATAAAGTGTTGCTTGTGGATGATGAGCGAATAATTGTTGAAGGCATATCGCTTACTGTGGATTGGAATGCATTTAATACAGAGCTTGCAGGTACCGCGCGTAATGGACTCGAGGCGATGGCTTTTATTGAAAGCCATATGCCGGATATTGTGATTTCAGATATCAAAATGCCGGGTATGAACGGGCTGCAGCTCGTTGAAAAGGTATATGAAAAATTCCCGCACATCGCTTTTATTTTGTTATCTGGCTTTAGCGAATTTGATTATGCTCGAACCGCAATGCAATTTGGCGTGAAACATTATTTGCTGAAGCCTTGTAACGAAAATACGATTACCGAGGCTTTGACTGAGGTCATTGCGGAGCTCGAAAAACAGCAATCACAAGAGAGCTTTATGCTTAATATTCAGAAGGAATTGTCGAAGGTGCTTCCTCATGCAAAGGAGCAGTTTTTGAAGGAGCTTGTTACGAACAAAACGTACGGTCAACGTGATTGGGATGATTATGGTGATTTATTCCATATAACAGTCGAAAATGATCAAGTACAGCTGCTATTGCTGCAAATCGAAGGAAAATTTGAATTCGAGCATATGTTTGCCATTAAGAATATAGCACAGGATGTTCTTGGAAAGTCAATCGTGCTTCTCAGCACGACCATTGGGAAGCATGTATTGCTGTTAATTAAAGAAATAACTGAGGCAGATCTGTTGTTTGAGAAGCTTAATGAGATTAAAATTACCTTTTCTACCTACTATAAGCTGGACGCTACAGTGGCGGTCAGTGATGCAGGGCAGATCGTTCATGCTCGTAAGATGTATCGTGAAACGCTGGAATGCTTGAACTATCAGTTCTATTTGGGTGAAGGCAGTATAATTACTCAAAAGGATGTTGAAAGAGAAGAGGATGACAATATTAAAACGTTCTTCTATGATGAAGAGCCGCTCTGCATGCACGTCAAGTCGGGGGATTGGACCTGTGTGGAGGCCGAACTAAAAAACTATTTTAGCCTGCTTGCAGAAAGTCGCATGGATACGTACTTATCCAAATCCTATGTTATTCCTCTTTATATTTCGATTGTAAGGCAAGGAAAGCCTGAGGAAATTAATACGTATTTAAAAAAAATCGCTAGCTTTGACCAATTTTCCACCTTGCGCACAATCGAACACTTCGTTACGGAAAATGCAGAACAAATATGCTTGAACAACTATCATTCGTATACGAAAAAGCATTCAGCCATTATTCATAAAATGATTCAAGTCATCGAGGAACAATTATCGAATCCTGCACTTTCATTAAACTGGGTATCTAGTGAGATCCTGTACATGAACGCAGATTATTTAGGCAAGCTCTTTAAAAAAGAGACAGGTGAAAAGTTTTCCAACTACGTCGTTCGTTTAAGAATGGATAAGGCGATGGAGGAAATCGAGAAAACAGGCGATGTGAAAGTATTTGAGCTTGCAGAACGATTTGGCTTTGGGGATAATCCTCAATATTTTAGTCAAGTGTTCAAAAAACATACAGGATTTACCCCATCGGAATTCAAAAGGTCGCCATAA
- a CDS encoding sensor histidine kinase, which produces MKRLKALYTNLRIKHKMFVLISVIMLVVAILAIIIQQYAFDFYDEEIYKQSSKALSLSSISIENELKKMEKLTFMLATDSTIQHYLRSIKSGLSEYDNYVVQLTVKERMVNIGALDKYVLSAQLYDVDDNEYAVGSNSITVYNDRISMYKELTRVNKGGNTWIAPYGNDNSLIAAREVRSFQQLDLDYIGTLALRIDMNKLFREMASGMNSNDAQLIIMKDDEAIYPEASSFPIDTLSKLSGGDGYKVIRYEGKQYFVTYIASTYTDWTYYTLIPFDDIFDRIAKVKQTIIIIFATLFVLILLIAVGFAKGITEPIERLNTKMKRVQLGNFEYIEEPNERALAMDEAGQMHRNFRIMVERINELIHENYVKQLTIRDTEFKALQAQINPHFLYNTLESINWSAKLSNQTHISQMVEALGSLLRTSLNLKEPLIPLTKELDIINHYVTIQKYRFEERLDFQIEVPEKLHYCSIPKLSLQPLVENAINYGLEQMIDTCKIKIHAYVEEELLLVSVSDNGPGMEEQFVAQLLGGQVVTKGSGLGLKNIEDRIKLLYGEAYGLQIESEPNRGTKVTLVLPYEMRDSHV; this is translated from the coding sequence ATGAAAAGATTGAAAGCGCTTTATACTAATTTGAGAATTAAGCATAAAATGTTTGTTCTGATTTCAGTCATCATGCTGGTTGTTGCTATTCTAGCCATCATCATTCAGCAATATGCTTTTGACTTTTATGATGAGGAAATTTACAAGCAATCTTCTAAGGCACTAAGCTTATCATCGATTAGTATTGAAAATGAGCTGAAAAAGATGGAGAAGCTGACCTTTATGCTGGCGACAGACTCTACGATTCAGCATTATTTGCGGTCGATTAAGAGCGGGCTGTCTGAGTACGACAACTATGTCGTTCAGCTAACGGTTAAGGAGAGAATGGTCAACATTGGGGCGCTGGATAAATATGTATTGTCTGCTCAGCTGTACGATGTCGACGATAATGAGTACGCCGTTGGCTCCAATTCCATTACGGTTTACAATGATCGAATAAGTATGTATAAAGAATTAACAAGAGTTAATAAGGGTGGAAACACCTGGATTGCTCCCTACGGAAATGATAACTCATTAATTGCTGCTCGCGAGGTGCGTTCGTTCCAGCAGTTGGATTTGGATTACATTGGTACATTAGCGCTTCGTATCGATATGAACAAGCTTTTTCGAGAAATGGCAAGCGGGATGAACAGCAATGATGCTCAGCTCATTATTATGAAGGATGATGAAGCTATTTATCCTGAAGCCTCATCCTTTCCTATTGATACCTTATCGAAGCTCTCTGGCGGTGATGGCTATAAAGTGATTCGGTATGAAGGCAAACAGTATTTTGTCACTTATATTGCTTCTACTTATACAGACTGGACCTATTATACTTTAATTCCGTTTGATGATATTTTTGATCGAATAGCTAAGGTCAAGCAAACGATTATTATTATATTTGCTACATTATTTGTATTAATTTTATTGATTGCCGTTGGCTTCGCCAAAGGAATTACCGAGCCGATTGAAAGGCTTAATACAAAAATGAAAAGAGTTCAACTCGGCAATTTTGAATATATAGAAGAACCGAATGAACGGGCGCTCGCTATGGATGAAGCAGGACAGATGCATCGGAATTTTCGAATCATGGTTGAGCGCATCAATGAGCTTATCCATGAAAATTATGTGAAGCAGCTGACCATTCGTGATACAGAATTTAAAGCACTGCAGGCGCAAATCAATCCGCATTTTCTGTATAATACGCTGGAATCTATCAACTGGTCTGCGAAGCTCAGCAATCAAACACATATTTCACAAATGGTCGAAGCGTTAGGCTCTTTGCTCAGAACCTCACTTAATCTTAAGGAGCCGCTTATCCCTCTAACCAAGGAGCTCGATATTATTAACCATTATGTGACCATTCAAAAATATCGCTTTGAGGAACGATTAGACTTTCAAATCGAAGTCCCGGAGAAGCTTCACTATTGCAGCATCCCTAAGCTATCGCTTCAGCCGCTTGTAGAAAATGCGATAAATTACGGACTTGAACAAATGATTGACACCTGCAAAATAAAAATTCATGCTTATGTTGAAGAAGAGCTGCTGTTAGTTTCCGTTTCCGATAATGGACCGGGAATGGAAGAGCAATTTGTAGCACAGCTGCTTGGAGGGCAAGTCGTGACCAAGGGCTCCGGATTAGGCTTGAAAAATATCGAGGATCGAATCAAGCTGTTGTATGGTGAAGCCTATGGATTGCAAATTGAAAGCGAGCCGAATAGAGGCACTAAGGTTACATTGGTGCTTCCTTACGAAATGAGGGATTCTCATGTATAA